Proteins from a single region of Trichoderma asperellum chromosome 3, complete sequence:
- a CDS encoding uncharacterized protein (EggNog:ENOG41) yields the protein MGLPSPDEMFKRAADGVSGTCTNKGALTRRHLSGQSIFQKRSTPSFYGGKVLLHRGNVEKLKHHLYRRSWDEFCDGTASDILGTLSESYEGIHAGICTGHELYENRDAINCFFTGCSSSHTIKTTTYQFKGDWQVKIPTISQPLLTQGTAKTFSCVTCSFNKDSVIFSGSIVLQMTDNGPSSATSAVVTHGVTGGTAASVPIQSDSAWQGSWDHIFDGVTLGTITLDNAFAITPQVFYRIGYQFSTDSAVDVTGGAGTVGTMHLST from the exons ATGGGACTCCCCAGCCCAGACGAAATGTTCAAACGAGCAGCGGATGGAGTCTCGGGCACCTGCACAAATAAAGGTGCTCTAACAAGACGACATCTATCTGGACAATCGATCTTCCAGAAGCGGTCAACGCCTAGCTTTTACGGAGGCAAGGTCCTCCTCCATCGTGGGAATGTTGAGAAACTTAAACACCACCTTTACCGTCGATCGTGGGATGAATTTTGTGATGGAACAGCTTCTGATATTCTTGGAACTCTCAGCGAG TCGTACGAAGGTATCCATGCCGGTATTTGCACAGGGCACGAGCTATACGAGAATCGCGACGCTATCAATTGCTTTTTCACTGGCTGCAGTTCCAGCCACACGATTAAGACGACCACGTACCAGTTCAAAGGCGACTGGCAGGTCAAGATTCCAACTATCAGCCAACCGTTGCTGACCCAAGGAACTGCAAAGACGTTCAGCTGCGTCACATGTTCATTCAACAAGGACAGCGTTATCTTCTCGGGTTCTATAGTTCTACAAATGACAGATAATGGCCCCAGCTCAGCAACATCAGCTGTCGTAACTCACGGTGTTACGGGTGGCACCGCAGCTAGTGTTCCAATTCAATCAGATTCTGCCTGGCAAGGATCTTGGGACCACATATTTGATGGTGTTACACTTGGCACGATAACCCTGGATAATGCTTTCGCAATCAC ACCGCAAGTATTTTACAGGATAGGATACCAGTTCTCGACCGACTCCGCTGTTGACGTGACAGGTGGAGCAGGTACAGTTGGGACAATGCATCTATCAACATGA